A portion of the Brevundimonas pondensis genome contains these proteins:
- a CDS encoding glutathione peroxidase, whose product MTSVYDFSARAIDGTDVTLDRFRGQALLIVNTASKCGFTGQYDGLEKLHRDFADAPFEVLGFPCNQFGQQEPGRAAEIAAFCATSFDVTFPLFDKVEVNGPNRHPLYAWLTRQKRGFFGSQNIKWNFTKFLTDREGRVVARYSPQTEPAAIKADIEKLI is encoded by the coding sequence ATGACCTCGGTCTATGACTTCTCCGCCCGGGCCATCGACGGCACGGACGTGACGCTGGACCGCTTTCGCGGGCAGGCGCTGCTGATCGTCAATACGGCGTCCAAATGCGGCTTCACCGGTCAGTATGACGGGCTGGAGAAGCTGCACCGCGACTTCGCCGATGCGCCGTTCGAGGTTCTGGGTTTTCCCTGCAACCAGTTCGGCCAGCAGGAGCCGGGCAGGGCGGCGGAAATCGCCGCCTTCTGCGCCACCAGCTTCGACGTGACCTTCCCCTTGTTCGACAAGGTCGAGGTCAATGGGCCGAACCGGCACCCGCTCTATGCCTGGCTGACCCGGCAGAAGCGCGGCTTCTTTGGCTCCCAGAACATCAAGTGGAACTTCACCAAGTTCCTGACCGACCGCGAAGGCCGCGTCGTCGCGCGCTATTCGCCCCAGACTGAACCCGCGGCCATCAAGGCCGACATCGAGAAGTTGATCTGA
- a CDS encoding pyruvate dehydrogenase complex dihydrolipoamide acetyltransferase has product MTDILMPALSPTMEEGVLAKWHVKVGDVVSAGDVIAEIETDKATMEVEAVDEGEVTDILVAEGTEGVKVNTPIARLKDEGGAAAPASKAETPKVEAAPVKAEASKAAAPVVPAPAAPKSDSGERIFASPLARRIAAQNGVDLKSIKGTGPHGRIVKRDVEGAPKGAAQPAASTATAAATPGIAPRQVQSLAQMGIPDGSYDLIPLDGMKKAVARRMVDSIQNVPHFPLFIDVEIDQLMAVRAKVNKMLEPQGIKVSVNDFVIKAAALALKMVPEANASYTPEGIAMHHNADVSMAVAIDGGLITPIIKKAETKGLAQIATESKDLAKRARERKLKPEEFQGGTFSVSNLGMFGIKSFSSIINEPQGCIMSVGAGEQRAVVKDGQLGVATVMTVTLTCDHRVVDGATGARFLQAFKPLIEDPVAMLA; this is encoded by the coding sequence ATGACCGACATCCTGATGCCCGCCCTGTCGCCCACGATGGAAGAGGGCGTCCTGGCCAAATGGCACGTCAAGGTCGGGGACGTCGTCTCCGCCGGCGACGTCATCGCCGAGATCGAAACCGACAAGGCGACGATGGAAGTCGAAGCCGTCGATGAGGGTGAAGTCACCGACATCCTGGTCGCCGAAGGCACCGAAGGCGTGAAGGTCAACACCCCTATCGCCCGCCTGAAGGACGAGGGCGGCGCCGCTGCGCCTGCCTCCAAGGCAGAAACTCCGAAGGTTGAAGCTGCTCCGGTCAAGGCTGAAGCGTCGAAGGCTGCGGCGCCTGTTGTCCCGGCTCCGGCGGCGCCGAAGTCGGATAGCGGCGAACGTATCTTCGCTTCGCCCCTGGCCCGTCGCATCGCCGCCCAGAACGGCGTCGATCTGAAGTCGATCAAGGGCACCGGCCCGCATGGCCGTATCGTCAAGCGCGACGTCGAGGGCGCGCCGAAGGGCGCTGCTCAACCCGCCGCCTCGACGGCGACCGCCGCTGCGACCCCGGGCATCGCCCCGCGTCAGGTTCAGTCGCTGGCCCAGATGGGCATCCCGGACGGCAGCTACGACCTGATCCCGCTGGACGGGATGAAGAAGGCCGTGGCGCGTCGCATGGTCGACAGCATCCAGAACGTTCCACACTTCCCGCTCTTCATCGACGTCGAGATCGACCAGCTGATGGCCGTCCGCGCGAAGGTGAACAAGATGCTGGAGCCGCAGGGCATCAAGGTCTCGGTGAACGACTTCGTCATCAAGGCCGCCGCTCTGGCCCTGAAGATGGTGCCGGAGGCGAACGCCTCCTACACCCCCGAAGGCATCGCCATGCACCACAACGCCGACGTCTCGATGGCGGTGGCGATCGACGGCGGCCTGATCACCCCGATCATCAAGAAGGCCGAGACCAAGGGCCTGGCCCAGATCGCGACCGAGTCCAAGGACCTGGCCAAGCGCGCCCGCGAACGCAAACTGAAGCCCGAAGAGTTCCAGGGCGGCACCTTCTCGGTGTCCAACCTGGGCATGTTCGGCATCAAGTCGTTCAGCTCGATCATTAATGAGCCGCAGGGCTGCATCATGAGCGTGGGCGCCGGCGAGCAACGAGCTGTCGTCAAGGACGGGCAACTGGGCGTGGCCACGGTCATGACCGTGACCCTGACCTGCGATCACCGGGTGGTCGACGGCGCGACGGGCGCCCGCTTCCTGCAGGCGTTCAAGCCGCTGATCGAAGATCCCGTGGCGATGCTGGCCTAG